A region from the Benincasa hispida cultivar B227 chromosome 12, ASM972705v1, whole genome shotgun sequence genome encodes:
- the LOC120067663 gene encoding uncharacterized protein LOC120067663, translating to MIIPRYIALESKNNHKYLESTDEDEIIKGFLRFTGENIVNPRSKFEVEIANCDSRLVHIRSCYNNKYWVSCTTVDDKQWVPTTNYEWVAAMAQDREEDQSKLTCTLFKPVYDAQHSAFKFVHVKFNIRLALSRHYSKVRDYGLNCIKSGFDLTDCFIITDWESLMILPKHVTFKGDNGCYLQGIWQEGHPYQQFSGNDIGDQRVPHETFMTTKGYVRIKSNYHGKFWRRDPDWIWADSDDTSSKDPNTLFWPIRLDNNHVALRCLGNNKFLGRVSFEWKTNCLNACTPTITTETKLKMEEPVISRSIYNVKYRLSDARIYDEKVMIMATQKAINKSSQSETITLKFMCSETKSSTWVSSTTWKLAAQTALKAGLPFIADGKITISAEFSKTYNWGESYTSTKTLETTQVVTVPAMSMMEVSLLATQGYCDVPFSYIQRDVLSNGKQVSHEFDDGEYNGINCYNFKYQTKETRL from the coding sequence atgATAATCCCAAGGTACATTGCTCTTGAATCAAAGAATAATCACAAATATCTCGAGTCCACAGACGAAGATGAAATCATCAAAGGGTTTCTAAGGTTCACGGGAGAAAATATAGTGAACCCACGCTCAAAGTTCGAAGTGGAAATAGCAAACTGTGATAGCCGTTTGGTTCACATAAGAAGTTGCTACAACAACAAATATTGGGTTAGCTGTACAACCGTGGATGACAAACAATGGGTTCCAACAACAAATTACGAATGGGTTGCAGCAATGGCACAAGATCGTGAAGAAGATCAATCCAAATTGACTTGCACTTTATTTAAACCTGTGTACGATGCTCAACATTCTGCCTTCAAATTTGTTCATGTTAAATTCAACATTCGTCTCGCCTTATCAAGACACTACAGCAAAGTACGAGACTATGGATTAAATTGTATCAAGTCGGGGTTCGATTTGACAGATTGCTTCATAATCACTGATTGGGAATCATTAATGATTTTGCCAAAACATGTTACTTTCAAGGGAGATAATGGTTGTTACTTGCAAGGGATTTGGCAAGAAGGACATCCATATCAACAATTCTCTGGTAACGACATTGGGGACCAAAGAGTTCCTCATGAGACTTTCATGACTACCAAGGGTTATGTTCGAATCAAATCTAACTACCACGGAAAGTTTTGGAGGCGGGATCCTGATTGGATTTGGGCTGACTCAGATGACACGTCGTCGAAAGATCCCAACACTTTGTTTTGGCCTATACGTCTCGACAACAACCACGTGGCGCTTCGGTGTTTAGGGAACAATAAATTCCTCGGAAGGGTGAGTTTTGAATGGAAGACGAATTGTTTGAATGCTTGTACTCCTACTATTACAACTGAAACGAAGTTGAAAATGGAAGAGCCTGTGATTTCAAGGAGCATTTATAATGTCAAGTATCGACTTTCGGATGCGAGGATTTACGACGAGAAAGTTATGATCATGGCTACTCAAAAAGCTATTAATAAAAGTAGTCAAAGTGAAACAATAACTTTGAAGTTTATGTGTAGTGAGACTAAAAGTAGCACTTGGGTATCTTCTACTACATGGAAGTTGGCTGCACAAACAGCTCTTAAAGCAGGTTTGCCTTTTATTGCTGATGGGAAGATTACAATTTCAGCAGAGTTTTCAAAAACATATAACTGGGGAGAAAGTTACACATCTACCAAAACATTGGAAACCACACAAGTTGTTACTGTGCCAGCTATGTCAATGATGGAGGTTAGCCTATTGGCTACACAAGGTTATTGCGACGTTCCCTTTTCCTACATCCAACGTGACGTTCTTTCAAATGGTAAACAAGTTTCTCATGAATTTGATGATGGTGAATACAATGGCATCAACTGTTATAACTTTAAGTATCAGACTAAAGAAACTCGACTTTGA